A window of Lytechinus pictus isolate F3 Inbred chromosome 7, Lp3.0, whole genome shotgun sequence contains these coding sequences:
- the LOC129264433 gene encoding rab3 GTPase-activating protein non-catalytic subunit-like isoform X2: MSCVLTNVGCFYDITAVQRYLFPNWKKGEGGNETGTDGWEDADWSWSGEESNSEGSEVEAGPPDQDAWMQECSIALSPTSELMVIAFEQKAVFLQQKWDPEAKDGVESKYHIVFKGMLNQEEGECITCAVCVPLASQKRSSHGAPDWTCVVLGFTSGYVRMYTETGSLLLSQLLHEDPVLKLKGRTYEMPRHAGVAEQQEELTILYPTALVTVDGFSLFQSLRACRNQLAKAAASGSDNIQPPPLVYKKWGLQQQDAIVDHISTGVVTSCSFDQLHAASTLGGYAASIKTSPPVCHKYITTGAGPFLGFFFALEGSAQPLFSDVALAVASKLKSAIFSAASGWFGFGGNKQNTDTQAPSKTKPRIEPAISLPIRFGLPDVRRHGDSIVLAPGMRLAVSTDSFGRVSLIDVSRGVAVRMWKGYRDAQCGWIQVVEDIHRERSSDHGSKKPRVSAGSKHGPRVALFLVIYAPRRGIIEVWNTQQGPRVAAFNVPKSCRLLYPGYGVMGLNSLSVQDSRTRPHMLQCCLLEPSGLVRTFNVPFHLALSDKNSKRAHDLHLIKKLSSLLHHRRSLKEPIVEPISKILQDLKLTAYKQQALDKALSAKGMSSEELFHIIRVLINQLGGQDPSCMDYESRRLLQYCGCQVKLIEAYIKIQGLQRKAGKREQGEERTEGEEVDGSETGGGAVEGKGEGGVGPTPRITAEDLASKLKQDLTSFESLLDDITSYLSSSGQARVHFESDYSMDPATFLSCFRTVVQRANKEGKGEGTVKEDETEEKQEENAEEEVPAAAEEIKMKVAFKENLAEEKRLTLGMYLFKPCLVDSCSSLELCEVIRDAEIGSHDTIMLLLQVWLHNENEFLKDAITTTTNLHSLMTEVSSPTMPFSPRPLGGINIPPREMEIIHGLLYETCHVGGAEVAGMVVRSLVRDMDRQKVDHSKGLQDSDEMDVDGDYVTTPSSDLSPDWVDVSMWDVLIEQLRDLMVLQRLLQIKLNKATSSQLQSDYSRGWSPEGSLPPVDVTVPDISVKHVMEGGKGIFAEMVARWVAHYHIPPGFLSKHSVSSHLLNLSRESSRVEDMEDEQDQEGTAAIEKLQESLHTLCARFPHSLDHDVVQAHCTWEYVVQWNKNPEITGFLGCALHHLRSIRNPVLQHGVSSMMWHTFMVKKVSAMAFLMDKVGKAPKDRLCRRDVGLSETAIAKYLGFAADLLDCIYQVEPESSLTPIFDVEDLWQHIQGPAPLVELAVNQTLPNHSLVDVHKQLCIIMHAVMTFSMKSVKVLQLFDYKTKNAFFKALGTTFMPSSSEIDYGLIKLRQQFLSRLVTAAALTLPANHQSEPDTSRRSTSDRRDSTVSSDRRGSTVSSDEGGSIAPLENPKKLPKTHLAYIWSNVAQQLALALRVDNDYVKRQFVCELYNSGYDAVAQELVVTVAEQTEMAVQLIHIVGQRLAQELIIGADSVTVERQSRLPPSLITWLKSLSGESLRCPHPPISDTAHLAGQAVGLLPDTHNQFALALQLIEAVGSLT, encoded by the exons AAAAGTGGGATCCAGAGGCGAAGGATGGCGTTGAGAGTAAATATcacattgttttcaaaggaATGTTGAATCAGGAAGAAGG GGAGTGCATCACGTGTGCAGTATGTGTCCCTCTTGCCTCACAGAAGAGATCGTCCCATGGTGCTCCGGACTGGACGTGTGTAGTTCTAGGCTTCACCTCGGGCTATGTTAGAATGTACACAGAG ACTGGTTCCCTGCTCCTTTCTCAACTCCTCCATGAAGACCCTGTCCTGAAACTGAAAGGTAGAACGTATGAGATGCCACGCCATGCCGGAGTAGCTGAGCAGCAAGAAGAGCTTACCATTCTCTATCCTACAGCATTGGTGACAGTGGATGGCTTCAGTCTGTTCCAGTCTCTTAGAGCATGTCGGAATCAGCTGGCTAAAG CTGCTGCCAGTGGAAGTGACAACATACAACCACCACCACTTGTCTACAAGAAATGGGGCTTACAGCAACAAGATGCCATAGTGGACCACATTAGCACAG GTGTTGTGACCAGTTGTTCCTTTGACCAGCTCCACGCAGCCTCAACCCTAGGTGGCTATGCTGCATCCATTAAGACCTCTCCCCCGGTCTGTCACAAGTATATCACAACAGGTGCCGGACCTTTCCTAGGATTCTTCTTTGCTCTAGAG GGAAGTGCTCAACCTCTTTTCTCTGATGTGGCATTAGCTGTTGCTAGCAAGCTCAAGTCAGCCATATTCTCTGCTGCAAG TGGTTGGTTTGGATTTGGTGGAAACAAGCAGAATACAGACACGCAAGCCCCTAGCAAGACGAAACCTAGAATTGAACCTGCAATATCACTTCCAATAAG ATTTGGATTACCGGATGTCCGTCGCCATGGTGATAGCATTGTATTAGCTCCTGGTATGAGGTTAGCAGTTAGCACTGATAGCTTTGGCAGGGTGTCTCTGATTGATGTCAGCCGAGGAGTAGCAGTACGCATGTGGAAAG GATACCGCGATGCGCAGTGCGGTTGGATCCAGGTCGTAGAGGATATCCACAGAGAGCGTTCCTCAGACCATGGCAGTAAGAAGCCCAGGGTCAGTGCAGGCAGCAAGCATGGACCCAGAGTGGCTCTCTTCCTGGTGATCTACGCACCCAGGAGAGGCATCATAGAGGTATGGAACACGCAGCAGGGTCCACGCGTAGCGGCTTTCAATGTTCCAAAGTCATGCAG ACTCCTATACCCAGGATACGGAGTGATGGGTCTGAACAGCCTGTCCGTTCAAGATTCCCGGACCAGACCTCACATGCTACAGTGCTGTCTCCTAGAGCCTAGTGGCCTGGTACGGACCTTCAATGTTCCGTTCCATCTTGCTCTGAGTGACAAGAACAGTAAGAGGGCCCATGATCTTCACCTCATCAAGAAGCTATCGAGTCTCCTACATCACCGGAGGTCTCTCAAAG AACCTATTGTGGAACCGATCAGTAAAATCCTGCAAGACCTGAAACTGACTGCATATAAACAACAG gccCTTGATAAAGCCTTGTCAGCGAAGGGCATGTCCTCAGAAGAACTCTTCCACATCATCAGGGTGCTCATCAACCAGCTCGGCGGCCAGGATCCCAGCTGCATGGACTACGAGAGCCGACGTCTCCTGCAGTACTGCGGGTGCCAGGTCAAGCTCATCGAGGCCTACATCAAGATACAAGGCCTGCAGAGGAAAGCTGGGAAGAGGGAACAAGGAGAGGAGAGGACGGAGGGGGAGGAAGTGGATGGGAGCGAGACAGGAGGAGGGGCAGTAGAGGGGAAAGGAGAAGGTGGTGTTGGCCCAACTCCTAGAATCACAGCAGAG GATCTTGCTTCAAAATTGAAACAAGATTTGACCTCTTTTGAGTCTCTTCTGGATGACATTACTTCCTACCTGTCCTCTTCTGGCCAAGCGAGGGTGCACTTTGAATCGGACTACAGCATGGATCCTGCTACATTCCTGAGCTGCTTCAGGACCGTGGTGCAAAGAGCGAACAAGGAAGGAAAGGGGGAAGGAACTGTAAAAGAAGATGAAACGGAGGAGAAGCAGGAAGAGAATGCAGAGGAAGAAGTTCCAGCAGCTGCTGAGGAAATCAAGATGAAAGTCGCCTTCAAGGAGAATCTGGCAGAAGAGAAACGTTTGACATTAG GTATGTACCTGTTCAAGCCATGTTTAGTAGACAGCTGCTCCTCTCTGGAGCTATGTGAAGTGATCAGAGATGCAGAGATAGGCTCACATGACACCATT ATGCTTCTTCTCCAAGTCTGGCTTCACAATGAGAATGAATTCCTCAAAGACGCCATCACCACGACGACCAACCTCCACTCCCTGATGACAGAGGTGTCTTCTCCTACCATGCCCTTCTCTCCTCGCCCCCTGGGTGGGATCAACATACCCCCAAGGGAGATGGAGATCATCCATGGGCTGCTCTATGAGACATGCCATGTGGGTGGGGCCGAGGTGGCAGGCATGGTGGTCAGAAGTCTGGTCAGGGATATGGATAGACAGAAAGTGGACCATTCCAAAGGTTTACAG GACAGTGATGAGATGGACGTAGACGGAGATTATGTGACCACGCCCAGCTCGGATTTGTCACCTGATTGGGTTGATGTGAGCATGTGGGATGTCCTCATTGAACAGCTCCGAGATCTTATGGTGCTTCAGAGACTCCTACAGATCAAGCTTAACAAG gcgACATCAAGCCAACTTCAAAGTGACTACTCTCGTGGCTGGTCACCAGAGGGCTCCCTTCCACCAGTTGACGTCACTGTGCCTGATATTTCAGTCAAGCATGTTATGGAGGGTGGCaaag GAATCTTTGCGGAGATGGTTGCCCGATGGGTAGCTCACTATCACATTCCACCAGGCTTCCTGTCTAAGCATTCAGTCAGTAGTCATCTGCTAAACCTTAGCAGAGAGTCCAGCCGTGTTGAAGACATGGAGGATGAACAGGATCAGGAGGGAACGGCAGCAATAGAAAAATTACAGG AAAGCCTGCACACGTTGTGTGCTCGCTTCCCGCACAGCTTAGATCATGATGTGGTACAGGCTCATTGCACGTGGGAGTATGTGGTACAATGGAACAAAAATCCAGAG ATAACTGGATTCCTGGGATGTGCACTGCATCATTTAAGATCAATTAGAAATCCAGTCCTTCAACATG GTGTATCTAGTATGATGTGGCATACTTTCATGGTCAAGAAAGTTTCTGCAATGGCATTCCTCATGGACAAAGTAGGGAAAGCCCCCAAAGACAGACTGTGTAGAAGG GATGTTGGCCTGAGTGAGACAGCAATAGCTAAATACCTTGGTTTTGCTGCAGATCTTCTTGACTGTATATATCAG GTTGAGCCGGAATCCTCACTGACTCCCATCTTTGATGTAGAAGACCTGTGGCAGCATATTCAAGGCCCCGCCCCCTTGGTAGAGCTTGCTGTCAATCAAACCCTTCCTAATCACTCATTGGTCGATGTCCACAAGCAGTTGTGCATCATCATGCATGCTGTCATGACGTTCAGTATGAAATCAGTGAAG GTGTTACAGTTGTTTGATTACAAAACCAAGAATGCTTTTTTCAAAGCCCTTGGAACAACTTTCATGCCCTCATCTAGCGAGATTGACTATGGACTAATAAAATTAAGACAACAG TTCTTATCACGTCTTGTGACTGCAGCCGCCTTAACCCTGCCAGCCAACCACCAATCAGAACCAGATACTTCCAGGAGAAGCACCTCTGATAGGAGAGACAGCACTGTCTCCTCTGATAGGAGAGGCAGCACTGTCTCCTCTGATGAGGGGGGTAGTATCGCCCCCCTAGAGAACCCCAAGAAGCTCCCTAAGACTCATCTGGCCTATATATGGTCTAATGTAGCCCAGCAGCTAGCGTTGGCGTTGCGGGTCGACAATGATTATGTGAAAAGGCAGTTTGTGTGTGAGCTGTATAATAGTGGTTATGATGCTGTAGCCCAGGAG CTGGTCGTGACTGTAGCAGAGCAAACAGAGATGGCAGTACAACTAATCCACATCGTAGGTCAAAGGTTAGCTCAGGAACTGATTATAGGAGCCGACTCGGTGACTGTAGAAAGGCAATCGAGACTACCACCATCTCTAATCACATGGCTCAAATCTTTG TCTGGAGAGAGTCTGCGATGTCCCCACCCGCCTATCTCTGACACTGCCCACCTTGCTGGCCAAGCGGTAGGTCTACTGCCTGATACACACAACCAGTTTGCACTAGCATTACAACTCATTGAAGCTGTTGGGTCATTGACTTGA
- the LOC129264433 gene encoding rab3 GTPase-activating protein non-catalytic subunit-like isoform X1 gives MSCVLTNVGCFYDITAVQRYLFPNWKKGEGGNETGTDGWEDADWSWSGEESNSVSLNVKTTVNAVAFQKEGSEVEAGPPDQDAWMQECSIALSPTSELMVIAFEQKAVFLQQKWDPEAKDGVESKYHIVFKGMLNQEEGECITCAVCVPLASQKRSSHGAPDWTCVVLGFTSGYVRMYTETGSLLLSQLLHEDPVLKLKGRTYEMPRHAGVAEQQEELTILYPTALVTVDGFSLFQSLRACRNQLAKAAASGSDNIQPPPLVYKKWGLQQQDAIVDHISTGVVTSCSFDQLHAASTLGGYAASIKTSPPVCHKYITTGAGPFLGFFFALEGSAQPLFSDVALAVASKLKSAIFSAASGWFGFGGNKQNTDTQAPSKTKPRIEPAISLPIRFGLPDVRRHGDSIVLAPGMRLAVSTDSFGRVSLIDVSRGVAVRMWKGYRDAQCGWIQVVEDIHRERSSDHGSKKPRVSAGSKHGPRVALFLVIYAPRRGIIEVWNTQQGPRVAAFNVPKSCRLLYPGYGVMGLNSLSVQDSRTRPHMLQCCLLEPSGLVRTFNVPFHLALSDKNSKRAHDLHLIKKLSSLLHHRRSLKEPIVEPISKILQDLKLTAYKQQALDKALSAKGMSSEELFHIIRVLINQLGGQDPSCMDYESRRLLQYCGCQVKLIEAYIKIQGLQRKAGKREQGEERTEGEEVDGSETGGGAVEGKGEGGVGPTPRITAEDLASKLKQDLTSFESLLDDITSYLSSSGQARVHFESDYSMDPATFLSCFRTVVQRANKEGKGEGTVKEDETEEKQEENAEEEVPAAAEEIKMKVAFKENLAEEKRLTLGMYLFKPCLVDSCSSLELCEVIRDAEIGSHDTIMLLLQVWLHNENEFLKDAITTTTNLHSLMTEVSSPTMPFSPRPLGGINIPPREMEIIHGLLYETCHVGGAEVAGMVVRSLVRDMDRQKVDHSKGLQDSDEMDVDGDYVTTPSSDLSPDWVDVSMWDVLIEQLRDLMVLQRLLQIKLNKATSSQLQSDYSRGWSPEGSLPPVDVTVPDISVKHVMEGGKGIFAEMVARWVAHYHIPPGFLSKHSVSSHLLNLSRESSRVEDMEDEQDQEGTAAIEKLQESLHTLCARFPHSLDHDVVQAHCTWEYVVQWNKNPEITGFLGCALHHLRSIRNPVLQHGVSSMMWHTFMVKKVSAMAFLMDKVGKAPKDRLCRRDVGLSETAIAKYLGFAADLLDCIYQVEPESSLTPIFDVEDLWQHIQGPAPLVELAVNQTLPNHSLVDVHKQLCIIMHAVMTFSMKSVKVLQLFDYKTKNAFFKALGTTFMPSSSEIDYGLIKLRQQFLSRLVTAAALTLPANHQSEPDTSRRSTSDRRDSTVSSDRRGSTVSSDEGGSIAPLENPKKLPKTHLAYIWSNVAQQLALALRVDNDYVKRQFVCELYNSGYDAVAQELVVTVAEQTEMAVQLIHIVGQRLAQELIIGADSVTVERQSRLPPSLITWLKSLSGESLRCPHPPISDTAHLAGQAVGLLPDTHNQFALALQLIEAVGSLT, from the exons AAAAGTGGGATCCAGAGGCGAAGGATGGCGTTGAGAGTAAATATcacattgttttcaaaggaATGTTGAATCAGGAAGAAGG GGAGTGCATCACGTGTGCAGTATGTGTCCCTCTTGCCTCACAGAAGAGATCGTCCCATGGTGCTCCGGACTGGACGTGTGTAGTTCTAGGCTTCACCTCGGGCTATGTTAGAATGTACACAGAG ACTGGTTCCCTGCTCCTTTCTCAACTCCTCCATGAAGACCCTGTCCTGAAACTGAAAGGTAGAACGTATGAGATGCCACGCCATGCCGGAGTAGCTGAGCAGCAAGAAGAGCTTACCATTCTCTATCCTACAGCATTGGTGACAGTGGATGGCTTCAGTCTGTTCCAGTCTCTTAGAGCATGTCGGAATCAGCTGGCTAAAG CTGCTGCCAGTGGAAGTGACAACATACAACCACCACCACTTGTCTACAAGAAATGGGGCTTACAGCAACAAGATGCCATAGTGGACCACATTAGCACAG GTGTTGTGACCAGTTGTTCCTTTGACCAGCTCCACGCAGCCTCAACCCTAGGTGGCTATGCTGCATCCATTAAGACCTCTCCCCCGGTCTGTCACAAGTATATCACAACAGGTGCCGGACCTTTCCTAGGATTCTTCTTTGCTCTAGAG GGAAGTGCTCAACCTCTTTTCTCTGATGTGGCATTAGCTGTTGCTAGCAAGCTCAAGTCAGCCATATTCTCTGCTGCAAG TGGTTGGTTTGGATTTGGTGGAAACAAGCAGAATACAGACACGCAAGCCCCTAGCAAGACGAAACCTAGAATTGAACCTGCAATATCACTTCCAATAAG ATTTGGATTACCGGATGTCCGTCGCCATGGTGATAGCATTGTATTAGCTCCTGGTATGAGGTTAGCAGTTAGCACTGATAGCTTTGGCAGGGTGTCTCTGATTGATGTCAGCCGAGGAGTAGCAGTACGCATGTGGAAAG GATACCGCGATGCGCAGTGCGGTTGGATCCAGGTCGTAGAGGATATCCACAGAGAGCGTTCCTCAGACCATGGCAGTAAGAAGCCCAGGGTCAGTGCAGGCAGCAAGCATGGACCCAGAGTGGCTCTCTTCCTGGTGATCTACGCACCCAGGAGAGGCATCATAGAGGTATGGAACACGCAGCAGGGTCCACGCGTAGCGGCTTTCAATGTTCCAAAGTCATGCAG ACTCCTATACCCAGGATACGGAGTGATGGGTCTGAACAGCCTGTCCGTTCAAGATTCCCGGACCAGACCTCACATGCTACAGTGCTGTCTCCTAGAGCCTAGTGGCCTGGTACGGACCTTCAATGTTCCGTTCCATCTTGCTCTGAGTGACAAGAACAGTAAGAGGGCCCATGATCTTCACCTCATCAAGAAGCTATCGAGTCTCCTACATCACCGGAGGTCTCTCAAAG AACCTATTGTGGAACCGATCAGTAAAATCCTGCAAGACCTGAAACTGACTGCATATAAACAACAG gccCTTGATAAAGCCTTGTCAGCGAAGGGCATGTCCTCAGAAGAACTCTTCCACATCATCAGGGTGCTCATCAACCAGCTCGGCGGCCAGGATCCCAGCTGCATGGACTACGAGAGCCGACGTCTCCTGCAGTACTGCGGGTGCCAGGTCAAGCTCATCGAGGCCTACATCAAGATACAAGGCCTGCAGAGGAAAGCTGGGAAGAGGGAACAAGGAGAGGAGAGGACGGAGGGGGAGGAAGTGGATGGGAGCGAGACAGGAGGAGGGGCAGTAGAGGGGAAAGGAGAAGGTGGTGTTGGCCCAACTCCTAGAATCACAGCAGAG GATCTTGCTTCAAAATTGAAACAAGATTTGACCTCTTTTGAGTCTCTTCTGGATGACATTACTTCCTACCTGTCCTCTTCTGGCCAAGCGAGGGTGCACTTTGAATCGGACTACAGCATGGATCCTGCTACATTCCTGAGCTGCTTCAGGACCGTGGTGCAAAGAGCGAACAAGGAAGGAAAGGGGGAAGGAACTGTAAAAGAAGATGAAACGGAGGAGAAGCAGGAAGAGAATGCAGAGGAAGAAGTTCCAGCAGCTGCTGAGGAAATCAAGATGAAAGTCGCCTTCAAGGAGAATCTGGCAGAAGAGAAACGTTTGACATTAG GTATGTACCTGTTCAAGCCATGTTTAGTAGACAGCTGCTCCTCTCTGGAGCTATGTGAAGTGATCAGAGATGCAGAGATAGGCTCACATGACACCATT ATGCTTCTTCTCCAAGTCTGGCTTCACAATGAGAATGAATTCCTCAAAGACGCCATCACCACGACGACCAACCTCCACTCCCTGATGACAGAGGTGTCTTCTCCTACCATGCCCTTCTCTCCTCGCCCCCTGGGTGGGATCAACATACCCCCAAGGGAGATGGAGATCATCCATGGGCTGCTCTATGAGACATGCCATGTGGGTGGGGCCGAGGTGGCAGGCATGGTGGTCAGAAGTCTGGTCAGGGATATGGATAGACAGAAAGTGGACCATTCCAAAGGTTTACAG GACAGTGATGAGATGGACGTAGACGGAGATTATGTGACCACGCCCAGCTCGGATTTGTCACCTGATTGGGTTGATGTGAGCATGTGGGATGTCCTCATTGAACAGCTCCGAGATCTTATGGTGCTTCAGAGACTCCTACAGATCAAGCTTAACAAG gcgACATCAAGCCAACTTCAAAGTGACTACTCTCGTGGCTGGTCACCAGAGGGCTCCCTTCCACCAGTTGACGTCACTGTGCCTGATATTTCAGTCAAGCATGTTATGGAGGGTGGCaaag GAATCTTTGCGGAGATGGTTGCCCGATGGGTAGCTCACTATCACATTCCACCAGGCTTCCTGTCTAAGCATTCAGTCAGTAGTCATCTGCTAAACCTTAGCAGAGAGTCCAGCCGTGTTGAAGACATGGAGGATGAACAGGATCAGGAGGGAACGGCAGCAATAGAAAAATTACAGG AAAGCCTGCACACGTTGTGTGCTCGCTTCCCGCACAGCTTAGATCATGATGTGGTACAGGCTCATTGCACGTGGGAGTATGTGGTACAATGGAACAAAAATCCAGAG ATAACTGGATTCCTGGGATGTGCACTGCATCATTTAAGATCAATTAGAAATCCAGTCCTTCAACATG GTGTATCTAGTATGATGTGGCATACTTTCATGGTCAAGAAAGTTTCTGCAATGGCATTCCTCATGGACAAAGTAGGGAAAGCCCCCAAAGACAGACTGTGTAGAAGG GATGTTGGCCTGAGTGAGACAGCAATAGCTAAATACCTTGGTTTTGCTGCAGATCTTCTTGACTGTATATATCAG GTTGAGCCGGAATCCTCACTGACTCCCATCTTTGATGTAGAAGACCTGTGGCAGCATATTCAAGGCCCCGCCCCCTTGGTAGAGCTTGCTGTCAATCAAACCCTTCCTAATCACTCATTGGTCGATGTCCACAAGCAGTTGTGCATCATCATGCATGCTGTCATGACGTTCAGTATGAAATCAGTGAAG GTGTTACAGTTGTTTGATTACAAAACCAAGAATGCTTTTTTCAAAGCCCTTGGAACAACTTTCATGCCCTCATCTAGCGAGATTGACTATGGACTAATAAAATTAAGACAACAG TTCTTATCACGTCTTGTGACTGCAGCCGCCTTAACCCTGCCAGCCAACCACCAATCAGAACCAGATACTTCCAGGAGAAGCACCTCTGATAGGAGAGACAGCACTGTCTCCTCTGATAGGAGAGGCAGCACTGTCTCCTCTGATGAGGGGGGTAGTATCGCCCCCCTAGAGAACCCCAAGAAGCTCCCTAAGACTCATCTGGCCTATATATGGTCTAATGTAGCCCAGCAGCTAGCGTTGGCGTTGCGGGTCGACAATGATTATGTGAAAAGGCAGTTTGTGTGTGAGCTGTATAATAGTGGTTATGATGCTGTAGCCCAGGAG CTGGTCGTGACTGTAGCAGAGCAAACAGAGATGGCAGTACAACTAATCCACATCGTAGGTCAAAGGTTAGCTCAGGAACTGATTATAGGAGCCGACTCGGTGACTGTAGAAAGGCAATCGAGACTACCACCATCTCTAATCACATGGCTCAAATCTTTG TCTGGAGAGAGTCTGCGATGTCCCCACCCGCCTATCTCTGACACTGCCCACCTTGCTGGCCAAGCGGTAGGTCTACTGCCTGATACACACAACCAGTTTGCACTAGCATTACAACTCATTGAAGCTGTTGGGTCATTGACTTGA